ATTATATACACTACACGAACATTTGTCAAGCATTATTTTTCAGGACGTTGCTCCCTGTAATGTATTGTTAATCCAGGCTTCCTGGTTATTGCCGATTTTTTTCGATTTGTAGTGTATATAAAAGGGACGGAATTCAGGGAGATAATCACAACATGTGTTGAGGGAATTATTAGCATGTCTTCAATTATTCGGTTAATATGTGAATCGCCAAAACCATAACCATAAGTAACGAGTATTGAATTGGGTTGACTTACTGCGCATGAGAAATCCCTGAATAATTCTGAATATGGATAAAATGATGTTTCTATTCCTTTCGATGAATTGGGATATATTACGGCCATATTTGATGTACCTGAAGCAGGTAATGCTGGATGATCTTTTTCTGCACCAAACGGTAGCAATGACCTTTTAATTTGGTTTTCGTAAAACATCCAATCTAATGAGCCATGGATTTTTGTGTATCTTACAACACCTTCGACATAGCGTGGTTCTCCGCGTATTCCAGGTGGATTGTAGTGGTAATCCAATTCGATTTTATTAGTTCTAAATATCGGCTCAATTTTCCCTATGAAACGATCAAGTAACAATATCCCCGCTCTATCGCAAGCATATTCTATAAAACGATCATAATTCGTTGTAAATATATTTGGCTCTTCTCCAATGAGTGTGGGTAAAATCGAACTTGGTGGCGAGCTGAAGTAGTTGGCAGTAAACGAGTTCTTTGATAGCAACCCCGGTAAAAATATGGTAAACTTCCGGTATGAATAAGATCAAACGATTGGAAGACGTTCAGCTTTAAGTACTGTTTTAATGAAATTAAAGAGATTAACATCTATTTCAGTTCTTAATACAGCCGCTTGCGTATCGTCTGAAATCAATAGACCCTGATAAAGTTCTATCGCGGCCCTAAAATCATCTTCAACGTTCGCTTCCCCTCTATCAAAACTTTTTGCTTGTTCATCCGCAGCAGCTTCGATTTTTTCTTTAAACGTATTAAACTCAATTCTACCCATAGACTGGCATGGCGTACTAGCAAGCTTTGTTGTGGCAATTACAAGACCCGTCCCAGCAAGTAAGGATAAATGTTCACTTTGAAATATTGCTGTGAGCCATGGTTCTATTCTGTCTCTTAATTGTTTAACATTGGCAATATCGTATACTGTTTCATTGCCAATCTTAAGAATGTGTTCTTTTGCCCAATCTATCTTATCCATTATTGCTCTCCACTATTTTTATTTCTTCTTCGCTCAGCCCGTACAACCTATACACCAACTCGTCAATTTCCTGGTCTATTACGGCAATGTCCGCCCGTTTTCCCTCTCCGATTCGGGGAGGGCCAGGGAGGGGTCTGCGTTCCGGGTTCTTGTTTAGCTTAAGCATTTCTTTGACAAGTTTGACAAGCTGGTCATGTAAGTCTTTATCTTTTTTGTTTTTAAAATCTATTCTTCGTATTGGTAAATTAGCTAAAAATGATATTGGATACCTTAATGAACCCTCTGGGATGCGAGCTGAATAAAATTGCATCACATGCAACCAATTAAATAATTTTGAATTTAACAACCCTAATAAATATTTATCCTCATATGTTTCCCCAATAACACTATGCACAGCCACTAGCATACCAACACCAGTATCATCCAATGTAGCTGTCAACCTGCTTGCAACACCACGCACTAATATTTTTTTACATTCAAATAAACGTCTTGTATTCTCATTTATAACATCACACTTGGGGTTCAGTTTGGGTATATACACAATGCGTTTATACAAATTTACTTTTTTACCCCAAAGAAATGCATACCTGTCTATATAACTGTTAGTGGCAATTTTACATCCGGTATTATCGTCAGAAATCCATTTATCCATTGCCCAATATTCAAAGCCCATAATACCAGTTCTTACTTTGGCAACTTTACTTAATTTATCGCTGTTTAACCATAATTTATCAGT
This DNA window, taken from candidate division TA06 bacterium, encodes the following:
- a CDS encoding SIR2 family protein, coding for MLSKNSFTANYFSSPPSSILPTLIGEEPNIFTTNYDRFIEYACDRAGILLLDRFIGKIEPIFRTNKIELDYHYNPPGIRGEPRYVEGVVRYTKIHGSLDWMFYENQIKRSLLPFGAEKDHPALPASGTSNMAVIYPNSSKGIETSFYPYSELFRDFSCAVSQPNSILVTYGYGFGDSHINRIIEDMLIIPSTHVVIISLNSVPFIYTTNRKKSAITRKPGLTIHYREQRPEK